CATTACCAATTTTCAAGAAAGATTgggaggaagaaagaaaaatagaaggTGAAGGTGAAGAAGATGGGCAGAAATAGAGTTCGCCTGGCTGATTTATAGACCTGTATAGCGCATAAGGAAACGCTAAAGGCCGTTAGGCCTGCAACGTGAGCCAAATCCCTATAGCGCATGAAATTTCTGTGCTCTAGGTAGTTTGGTTACAGTTTTTTTGCCCATTACTTTGGTCTATTTGACTTTTTCCCCTTTGTCGTTTAGGCTCCAAAATCTAATTTGTGAAAACTATAAAAACTTCCCTAGCTACTCTAATACAATCTTGCCAAATGAGTAAACTATAATTCATAAATAAGATATCGAAATATTCTAAAGCGCCGTAGTAAATAACATATCTCCATTTACTTTGATAAATAAATACTTGCTATTACAAACTTTCAAATGCACATAATTTAATAAGATTCACTAGTCCAATAAATCAACAATAGTAGTAACTAGCTATTACTTGATCCACATATTACACAACCTCTACATGTTGAGCATGAGActttttttgcaaaatataaactcataggtcaaattttaaaattatattataaaaaaacCCGAAATCAcaaacttgaaattgaaattcTACCTTTTAGgtgaatttgaaatttaaaatcaaaattttaaattgaagttgaaatttgttcaaatatcataaacaaaaacccaaaattcaaattgcatggtCAAACAGCCCTTAAAGAACAATTAGAACTTAGAAGCTTGTCTAATCCCACTAAAAAAAAGAGGGCCAAAAAATGCTTGGTAAACTGAAAAATCAATGGGTTCTCATCAGTTATACATGTCTCAAAAGATAAGATGTTAGGCATCCCAAAGTACATCATCAATCCAGGTTGAACTCATATCAAAGTACTGGTCGAAGGAGTCGAAGCTCGAACAATCGAAAATTGTGCATGGGTGAGTATACTCAAACTGACACGTGGCGACTCCACCAGTTTCTGGGTTGCTCTCCAGGATAACCGGGTTAATTTCCGTGTTAATAATTGGCTGATccacaacattgtaacaattcATAGAAACATCCATCATTTGATTTTCTTCCCATGTAATATTACTGTTCTCTGATGAATTACAACCATTTGGTGATCCTTTTTCAACATTTGTCATCTCATTTTCTTTGGTTTTCTTCAGGACCTTTTTATTGCTTCTTGCCTTATAAGTACTCTTCATTGAGGCATCATTTTTCACTCCAAAATGCTTCTTTAAGTGTGTGTGGAAGAAGTTTTTAATTTCGTTGTCCGTTCTTCCTGGCAATCTTGCAGCAATGGCTGACCATCTGGAGATAATACACGAGGACGACTTCAGTTAGatattcttttcatttattAAAATTTCAATCTCAAGTTGTCGAatcttcttttttgaaaaaaattcaaagttagaagCTAGAACTTTGTCTCACCTGTTTCCAAGTTCCTGATACATTTTAATGACTATTTCGACTTCTTCCATGGTAAAAGGTCCTCTCTTAACATCAGGGCGGAGATAGTTCATCCATCTAAGTCTACAACTTTTTCCCGTTCTTGAAAGCCCTGCGGACAAAAGTTTGGGAGAATAATTAATTAAGCACAACAAATTAATTAATGGACTTAGACAATTAATGAAGGGTTACAAGTAGTTTGTTTAATGCATGTTTAGAAATTAAAGAATGAATTATACGTAAAATATATTGGAAATTGTTTGAAACGAATCAAACCTGCAAATTTGGGCATTTGGCTCCAATTCCagatgccatatctcatgatataatatttcaatttttggtCTTCCTCTGGAGACCATGCCCCTTTCTTAATCTCCTTCATGTTTGTACTCAGCTGCTGTTGTGGTGGTACTCTTGGCATGATTGCAGAGACGTTCAAGTCACCCCTAATTCAGTACTTCTACAGTTTCAGCCTTAGCTTGTTTTTTGGAAACCTGAATTTATATAGGGATTTGTCACCCCACTGCATGGAATTCTTTAATCAAAGCCTTCTTTCCAAGAAAGCTATAGGAACTCACACCAACTATTACTCCTACTTCATTTGGTTTGTACTTTGTCCTCTAGTGCTTCTTTCCTCTATActtttactttttagttttaCTTTTAGAGTTTAGGGCcctgtttggccatgaataatttttacttttatttttattttttatttttatttcggAATCATGTTTGGACGACATACAATTGTTACAATTATTTTGGAGTTTGAAGAACGTCAAATACATGTATTCATATTTTTCACTCCAAAGCACTCACAAAAAATCAACATTTTTTCAAGTTGTATTCATACCCAAATAAAACTCCAATTTCCGAATACCattttcaactttttccaaatactattttttttttgaaaatttcacattttatGTTCAAACACCTACTAAGTTACATATTTCGTCAGTATAAAGAAGCATTTACAATGTTAggttatataaataatattgaTAGGTAATTAAGTGTCCTTAAAATGTATGATTTTATAATCTTAAAGATATTTACATGTAAATCTTCTTAAAATGTGATTTATACTCtttccgtcccataataagtgtcaccttaggcaATTTTGTTTGTCCCATagtaagtgtcaccttaggataCCAATGCATATATTGACAAGTTTTTTCCATCTTTGCCCTTGGacaaaaaatgacaagtttCTTTAATCAAGGTCAAAAGTTGGATTCACAATGTCAAATTTTGGGTTTcacatgaaaatgaaagtttttggCTTATGGAAGATAGGATTAGTAAGAGGCAAAAGAAGTAGTACTACTCTAAATAATGATGgttggattcccaatgtcaaaagatgaactacttgtgcatgctctaatcatcaagaggaaaaaatatttttttatataagggtaatttggtaaactttacACTTCATCATTGGTTTCTTAATATACGTATTTTtggctaagatgacacttattatgggatggagggagtaacttAAAAGTAAGAGAAAGTTACCTTTAAAAAggtccaaaaatacccctaacgtATGGGAAATGGCTTACAAATACCCCCCATTGACCTATTGGTCCAGAAACACCCCTCTATCCAccaatttggtccaaaaatacccCCACCCTATTTTTTTGGCTCAAGAATACCCCTCAAACTAACAccttaatttttcaattttaaaagggaaaagggtcaaaaatacccctctactttggaaaaagggctaaaaatatccttcgaacttattttgggtaaaaaatacccctctcatccttaaagatttcaaatgtgcccctgtcttgacggaaattatcccccaaaataacccaaaattattttttaaacccactccatcatttaaacccgacccaactaaataatagcCCATAAGATCCCCGTATTCCCCCAATTTCCTCAAACTTCAtacctacgtattgggggaataagggaatcttatgggttattatttagttgggtttggtttaaatgatggagcgggtttaaaaaaggatttttagtTATTTGGGGGAATTTCCGTCAAGATaggagtatatttgaaaactttaaggatgagaggggtatttttgacccaaaataagttcggaggatatttttagcccttttttcaaagtagaggaatatttttgacccttttcccattttAAAATGCCACTTGGCTTGTTTTGATTGGccacatatattatttaatttaaaaattaaacctcacacacacacacacacacacatacatatagatTTTGGCCATACTTGTAAGCATATCTGATGAGCAGCCATGAGTATTGTTCCTAATCGAGCCAACATTGATGTACTCAAAGCTACCGTAAGAAGAGTAGCTAGTTCTCCCAAGAAGGAAACCCCCTAATGCCACATGAAAGTTCGAAACTTAACACAAGAGAGAACGCAGACTATCAAATAATATCTGGACTAGCTCACTTACGGGAACATCATTTCCGATgaattatttatcaaaataattaATACTTGAAATTCAATTTCAACAACTTCTTTTATCATCATGCACTAACATAAAAGGTTATATGCAACATCTTGGACAATTTGGAACAAAAACTTGTCCAAGAGATTAATTAGCTCAACAACAACTACTCGATTTTAAATAGGCATCAAAATGCAAGTTGTTAATGCCTGGCAGCTAGGTCAACGGGTTTGGGTTTCAAAGTGGGTGGggtttaattttaaacttaaacAATATATGTGGCCAATCAAAACAAGTCACGTggcattttaaaattgaaaaaatatcatcaaaattAGGGTGTTAGTTTGAAGGGTATTCTTGAGCCAAAAAAATaggttaggggtatttttggaccaaatagGTGGATgaaggggtatttttggaccaaatagGTGGATGGAGGGGTATTTTGGGATCAATAGGTGGATGGAAGGTATTTTTGAGCCATTTCCCATACGTTAGGGGTATGGGAAATGGATAGAGGATAAGATGATGTAAATATTTCTTACACTAACGATATAACTCTGattaattttataataattGTTTGGAGGAGCTGGAGTTGGATTTTTCTAAAGATTGACAGTAGGGTAAGCTGCTAAGACAATGAGTTAAGGttataaaaggaaaatgaattCTTGCTTTCCCACTTGATCAGTTTGTCAAAGAATGTACGTACTCCAGGGGTGAATATAGGTAGGAaaaatgggtcacgtgaacacatggccACCCGACTaaactcggtatattatgtatataattcttaGAATATAActaatattaactgaaggaacacatAGTTAAACAAGATTGAGTGGAGCACTGGTTAAGTGCTGGGTTTAATCCCTTAAGGTTGCAGGATCGAACCCAACTTAATGCACttttgtgtcttttttttttttttaaattcttagcAGCAATGGTGAGCCCATCTTCTTGAACTTCTGAATTCGCCTCTGACGTTAACTGACtgtatgattttatttggaAAGTGACATAGATAGCGGTACCGAAAGGCTAAGCAATACTTTCATGAAAGTGACAAATCAATTGGCTAAGAATGAATGCACTAGTATTACCCATCTGATACTCCTTTTGTTTGTGCCTGTAAAGTGCTTGAGAAGATAAATTGGAAGTGGGAACTTCTTTTGTTAAAAAACTTGGGCACTACAGTTTGTAATAGTAATTATAGTGCAACTATTAGCGCTCCAGTTTGTAATGACGCATAATATTATATTGGTGAAAAGCGCATCCGGAGGTAGTTTGCGTGATCGGATGCTCGGAGGACCCGGGAGATCCATACAGTTGGCTTCCACTCCTACCAACTCCTGTTATGTCTACCGACCTCGAACAGAGCACTGCATCATACACGAACGTTGGGGTCACAGAGAGGTCACATCCTCGAgctttaggggttgaaaagtcCAACTTTGGCTTATATAAGGATAGCTTAGGATAGAAGGAAGAGGATCTTGCTCACATTTTGTAAACCCtgtctctcttttctctctaagGCAATATAGACAAGAACTTCCATTATTAATCTGTTTCTCTTGAATCATTTTCTTGTTTGTTATCCCGCATTGTGCTACACTCGTGCTCACTGCTACTCAAAACCGGGAACATAACAGAGTTTCCAGGATTGGATACGACTCACTTGTTTTCAAACCCTGTAAAAAAAATCTCTAACTAATTTTCTGATCTAATCCGTTTTCACTGGAAAATAGTTTGGCACCGTCTGTGGGGATAGAGAGTTGTGGTGTCGCCCTAATTCATAGCAGAAACTCTCAAACTCACATTTATTTGGAGTTGTTCTATTAGAAAACACCTGATCACGTCTGGATCCGCTAGCATCACATCAAAGAGTAGTGTTCCAATCGAAGCAAGAGACCCGCAGGGCTCATGATCGGTGGATCTACAAAACTCTAACAGGGAAAATAAATCGGAGTTTGACAGATgagaagagaaagaggagaTAGCACCGCCCTCGGTGAAGGCTCATGACAAAACCCCTATTAGAGAGAACTATCCTGACCATTCGGCAGAAAGTAGGGGAATGTTTCCCAGAGGGCGTCATTCCAGGAAAAGGAAAAGGCGCCTTCACTCTAGGTGGAGGGGATGTACAAAGCTGAAGACCCCCCATCGGAAATAACTTTGGTCGCGATCCTGGCATCAAACAGCGCAATGATAGAGCGCATGGAAAAGCTCATAAACTCTCTGACGGGGGTAAAATTGGCTGGtcgcttgtcacgccccaaattcGGAGAGGCGTGGCCGGCACCCGGTGCCACACTCAGCCCCAGTGAACCACTCTGATTCTGTAGCTCTGGAGGGATAACCCTCAACTTAGGCCGATAGGGCCTACCTGTaaacaaacaataccaacaagccgacaaggccacactCTAAATATGTATAAAGACTGGCTATCTCATCAGAATGGGGCTCACACACCcaagacatatatacatatacatacatatatatacataggtatatgtatatatatatatatatacataggtatatatatatatatatatatatatatatatatatatatatatatatgtgtatatatatatatatatatatatatatatatatatatatatatactgagcaagccgacgaggctgctatgAATGTACACAACCAACAGTGTCAAAGTAAACATACACAAAGTCGGCAAGGCTACAACACTGATTTACTATACACAagactcgtctacaagcctctaaagagtaAACAATTATACTATGGACGGAACAAAGTCCCGACCTACCCATCAAGTCTACATATACAATAGGAAGACTCCAAATAAACCTGGTAACTCCAAAtaaagggagctcaccaatcaactGATATCTAGTCCCGCCTACTGGGGAGGTTTGTCAGTCTGTATATccgtacctgcaggcatgaatacAGCGCCCCCGgtgaaaagggacgtcagtacgaaacaatgtactgagtatttaaggcaatggaataattgaaactgaaactaaactgaaaacaatataatctggaggccaaagaatgcccaGAATATCTCTCTGAtctgtctcatatgaaatgcaatacaataatatcatatgtctcactgaccaagtggccagcaAGCGTAAAATCTGCGACCCGTCGGCCGTGCAAATCATGTCTCATTGACCCATCGGGCCGTCATCTGTCGAATCGACTGTCGGCCgtgtaaaataaaaatgtctCGACCAAGTGGTCgggctaaataaaatgtctcattgacccgtaggccaggaatatctgtctcactgaccaagtggccaggctaaagaaaatatatgtatatcatgtgtaGCGGTTCGCTTTTACGAGGGTTAAGGCAAAAAAGTTACTGCcgggttgttggtgctctagtTGGATATTTAGTttgtcgccacctaatttattcaaaaggaaaattagaaaaaccggGTTTAAAGAGTTTTTCAGACAGAGAAAAAGTCTTTTtggaccagagttcgaggtaagggttctggtgatcccccaaggaaggttttaagcaccctggtattaaggatccatagaatacggttgacctatgaGCTTCACTGTAAGGTTTATTCatttgtttatgtgtttaaagTTTTCCGCAAAATGTAGAGTTTTAGCATCATATGAGTGTAAGTTTAGAAACTTtcggcaaaaagtccccttataaATAAGGggtttttggtggaaaaaaTCCACGCAAGTGTTCAATCCACTTCGTTTTCGAACTAGGACACACCCGGGTTTGCCccgagtagagtcgctactattctagtcctaacgaTATGAGTTTAGTACTTACGGGTTTTATATACTTatgaaaatatgggatatattcccctttttttttaatatacacatatatataaatacaagtTTTTTTTACGTTAAGTCCAAATTATTAAGTGAAGCCCAATAAGTCAACTTGGCAGTCCACATACCCAGATCCATCAAACTTCAAACTCAGGCCCAATATCAACCTTTCGGTCCAGATTATTTTGGTCCATAATATCACATTTTTTGTCCAAAATACAATAAATGGGCCAGTCTcccaaaacttccattttttaGTCCATGTAAAATAGCCCAATTCAGTTTAAGTTCAATCAGCTTAAGTGTCCAAATTTTTAGCCCAAGTTCATCAGGTCTAATTGATCCAAAATGTGCCCAGTTTTTTCAAACATgcagcccaaaaaaaaaaaaacgtgccaccttaaaaaataaagaccacTGATTTTGGTCCAGTTTTTGTGTGGATTTCCGAGTGCCCAAATATCATTCTTGTAAACGCTCCTTGTTTCAAACAAACCGCTTTTTTGTGTCTAAAATCTACATTCTTTGTCATCGTTTCCCAAATGACCCTTTTTGTACAAAAACTTCTTTGCAATCTCAACACGAGTTCCAATtcaaaaaatcactttttgttCTTATCccaaaatcattatttttagCAAAATGCTCATGTTCTTAGAGGTCAATTATTTGAAAAAACCAAAGTTGATGGACaagcacttattttttttatcttgatTACCTAATTAACTAGGTGGTGACCCTAATTCTACATCCCATAAGGTTTCACCAACATAAGGTttaattttacaaaagaaaaaccatACAACAAATAAGATGAAAGGAGAGGAAGAAATTCAATTACTAATGAGCTACCCGCCCCATTAGTGCTATTTTTACCCATAGCTGGGCCTttaaatattagcttccctttgaCTTTTATCGTGGATTTGATCAAGAAAGGGTATTGGGCCCTCGGCCCAAAAAGGTTTATGCAATAGAACTCGCCCATCAAACAGTGTTTCATGCAAGCAAAGAAAAGGGGAAGTATGGATTAGGAGAATAAAGGACTGAtataataaatatgtataaggCATGTAACTCTAATGTACATCATTTAAGGGAATAGAATTTTAACTAGGCATATATATACCCAGGCAGATAGAAGACAGTACAAAGGTAGGCCCAAATTTGCATATAACCAACATGCCTTACAATTCTAAAAGCTCATTAAAACAAGACAGAATCGGCCTAACATAAAAAAATCAACAGGATCGTTTCCTTGACTAAAAATAGGCAATGCCATACTACTGAATATACATAATCATCAGCCAGTATACCATGATATACACACTCATGGAGATATCAGAAACAACCCAAAAGGGAAAGCTTTCACCCCCTTTATCCTGATGccacacaagatccaagggATTTCTAGGAACCCCAGGCATAGTAGACACCAGGGAAGGCTCAAGTTTAATCCCCAAGTGCTGTTTTGTTTCTCCCTTTATGTGCTTAAACTCATAGTATGCAGGAGGAGAAATGTATGTTCAATAGTAATAACAAACAGCCCCAACAAGACACACAAATATTAACTAATACATCAAACAAGTTAACTATTTTAACATCACCTCTAATATCTTATTAGACTCAAATAGAACCAAGCACAATAATCTAATAAACTGTTGCACAGTAAAGACAAGAAAAAACTAATCCATAGTCTCATTTTGGATAAAACAAGTACGTAACCCGTGCATTGTGTATGCAATAACCACACATAGAAGTCCAGTCAACACTCAGCTGTATTCATGAGGACATTCTCTAGGTAAGCAACAAAAGAAAAGTGAGATGGGCATAGACCTAACTAATAAGCAGACTTAAATACAACCGTTAACACAACTACTAGGTCTTGTAGATCATTCATCAAAGTAATGGATCAAATGAATTATCAAGTAATAGTTTTAGAAGGTCAACTAAAGTATGGAAATCCACAGCCAAGTTAGTCTATATCTAAGAGAAAAAGGGATGAAGAGGAATAACACTTCACTTCAACAGATTCAAGCAAACTTGTCCTACCTAGATATGAGCTATACAAACAACATACTTAGTTATTCCTTTAGTAAACAAATGAGGCACAACAACATAAGTTCAAATAGGTGTTTAATAAGGATAGGTGTGAATAAGTTTTTAGACAAACAATAGGACATCTGGTAAGTTTTATCCTATCAAATTAAGTTAGTTTTAGCTATTAGCACAACAACAGGCCACACATGTCTATATTTAAAGACCAACTAATGACAAAATGACTCAAAATGCTCAGGTTTGAAACACATAAACTGATTTTAGTTTAACATCTAGTTAAGGGGGAGATTTCAATCCACAGAAAAACAAGAGGGAGCATTCCGATTACCTAGACAAGAACAAAAGATCCGTATAAGTCATTACTTCGGTACTTAGGGTGTTTAAACtccttttaaaattatttctcttCAATCAGAACACTAGCACAGTTCATAAGCTAAAACAACTCCTAACAGGACTCTATAAATAGATTTAGCAAGTCATGGATTAAAACTAAGATTATAGATAAGTTTGACTGTTAACCTACTTAATCACATAACTACAGTCAAACATTAACATCAATGCATCATTTTACTATTTTTATCTTGACTCATACATTAACTTTATAGAGCATCACATAGATAGGACTAAACCTTAGTTAAGCTAAAACAGAATGTTTTCTAGAAATCCACATCAACTGAAGACTAAACACAAGGTATATGTTAGCTTATCTAGACTGATTGACTATTGTTTAAAACAAGTTTAAGCATGTCAACTTTCAAATCATCACAAATTAACCAGCAagattcataaaaaaaaacctcaaatcatatatatataagacaagCACTAACCAGGATCAAGTCATACACAAAAGATTTAAAGCTGGCAGTATAACAACAATTATTTAGACCCAATAAAAAAACAATCATTGAATACTGTAGACTAAAACCTTGACACATGAATATCTTCAACTAACATAGCCAGTAAATAAGTTACAAAACATCATTGACTGAACAAAAACTAGTATTCAACTGGTTACTCAACTTTAACTAGACCAAATTAGCTGAGCAAACACAATTAACTACATTAGGCCTAAATTACACTAAACTAACAAAGCATAACTAGCAGAAAAAATGCAACACAAATAAAAGAGATAGGAAATTACCTTCTTGGTGTGCAGCCTAGAAGAGATTTGGACTTGGATATGCTGTATTGTTTTATTATGACCCTTCTGGCCAAACATTTGCCATTGCGGAAACATTCATTCATTTTGTAGCCGTTGCGGATTAATATTTTGTTCTTTGAAATGCGAAGCCTT
This portion of the Lycium ferocissimum isolate CSIRO_LF1 chromosome 1, AGI_CSIRO_Lferr_CH_V1, whole genome shotgun sequence genome encodes:
- the LOC132029547 gene encoding transcription factor WER-like, with protein sequence MPRVPPQQQLSTNMKEIKKGAWSPEEDQKLKYYIMRYGIWNWSQMPKFAGLSRTGKSCRLRWMNYLRPDVKRGPFTMEEVEIVIKMYQELGNRWSAIAARLPGRTDNEIKNFFHTHLKKHFGVKNDASMKSTYKARSNKKVLKKTKENEMTNVEKGSPNGCNSSENSNITWEENQMMDVSMNCYNVVDQPIINTEINPVILESNPETGGVATCQFEYTHPCTIFDCSSFDSFDQYFDMSSTWIDDVLWDA